The Mucilaginibacter yixingensis genome window below encodes:
- a CDS encoding alpha/beta hydrolase, whose amino-acid sequence MRLRSIIIGVILSCTLAIGYAQEIYPLYPGKIINSISAENLEKWETDPVTGTVRVSNVSIPTIQVFPAKGSNATDAAVVIFPGGGYVKLGMNTKGTDVTNAFNAAGVTAFVVKYRLPSDRTMPQKQLAPIQDARRAMQFVKENASKWHLDTAKVGVVGFSAGGHVASSLGTSFRDAVIDSVPLKYIRPAFMVLIYPVISMDKKLGNGPSTQNLLGKNPDDAERARFSNQLHVDAHTPPAFIVHAADDNAVPVKSSLLFYETLLQHGVKSELIVYPTGGHGFNLVTGNTTDKWIDHCVAWMAANHWIPKP is encoded by the coding sequence ATGCGGTTAAGAAGTATAATCATTGGAGTGATCTTATCTTGTACATTGGCCATTGGCTATGCGCAGGAGATCTATCCTTTATATCCCGGTAAGATCATCAACTCTATTTCTGCTGAGAACCTGGAGAAATGGGAGACCGATCCGGTTACAGGCACCGTCAGGGTATCAAATGTATCTATCCCCACTATACAAGTATTTCCCGCCAAAGGGAGCAACGCAACCGATGCCGCAGTGGTTATTTTCCCAGGTGGCGGCTACGTTAAACTGGGGATGAATACGAAGGGTACAGATGTTACCAACGCATTCAATGCTGCCGGAGTTACAGCCTTTGTGGTTAAGTATCGTTTACCGAGCGATCGTACCATGCCACAAAAACAGCTGGCACCAATACAGGACGCCCGCCGGGCCATGCAGTTTGTAAAAGAAAATGCCTCCAAATGGCATTTAGATACCGCAAAGGTGGGTGTGGTTGGCTTTTCGGCTGGTGGACATGTGGCCTCTTCGCTTGGAACCAGCTTTCGCGACGCAGTGATTGACAGCGTGCCGCTAAAATATATCCGTCCGGCATTTATGGTGCTCATCTATCCCGTCATCAGCATGGATAAAAAATTGGGCAACGGGCCATCGACCCAGAACCTGCTGGGTAAAAACCCTGATGATGCAGAGCGGGCGCGTTTTTCAAACCAGTTACATGTTGATGCCCATACGCCACCGGCATTTATTGTGCATGCTGCAGATGATAACGCTGTGCCCGTAAAAAGCAGTTTGCTGTTTTATGAAACCCTGCTTCAGCATGGTGTAAAATCAGAATTGATTGTTTACCCTACCGGCGGGCACGGGTTTAACCTCGTTACCGGCAATACAACCGATAAATGGATTGACCATTGCGTGGCCTGGATGGCCGCGAACCATTGGATCCCTAAACCCTGA